The proteins below come from a single Phycisphaerae bacterium genomic window:
- a CDS encoding Gfo/Idh/MocA family oxidoreductase, translating to MSQKPGRRASRREFLNTSGRIAALSAFGTAAVSSVHAAEDNTIKVALVGCGGRGTGAAINALSTKSGPTQLVAMADVFDDRLQSSLKAISERFGKQVNVPKDRQFIGFDAYKKAIDALGGSGVVILATPPGFRPPHLEYAVAKSCHVFMEKAFAVDSPGVRRVLKAGEEADRKNLKIAGGLMSRHYAPLQEAIRRIHDGVIGDVITCWSYREHGPVGIAPKPAGTGEMAHQIRHFHNFNWLGGSFILDWLIHNLDVCCWAKNAWPISAQGQGGRYPRAEPDQMFDHYAVEYSFADGTRMLAQARHMADCWGFWGNVIHGAKGSAILGEGIPDPLIYKGYKPAEESIIWRFKGDKGDSYQVEHDLLFEAIRQNKPYNEVKRSAFAALAGILGRMAAESGREVTWDDALASDLVLAPGLEDLTMDSDPPVKPDAQGRYPLAVPGRTKAL from the coding sequence ATGAGTCAGAAACCCGGCAGGCGTGCGTCGCGTCGTGAATTCCTGAATACCTCCGGCCGGATTGCCGCCCTGTCGGCTTTCGGGACCGCGGCCGTCTCTTCCGTCCACGCAGCGGAGGACAACACCATCAAAGTCGCCCTGGTCGGCTGCGGCGGGCGGGGCACGGGCGCCGCGATCAACGCTCTCTCGACCAAGAGCGGCCCGACGCAACTCGTGGCCATGGCCGACGTCTTCGACGACCGGCTCCAGTCCAGTCTCAAGGCCATTTCCGAGCGATTCGGCAAGCAGGTCAACGTTCCCAAAGACCGCCAGTTCATAGGCTTCGACGCCTACAAGAAGGCGATCGACGCCCTCGGCGGCTCCGGCGTGGTCATCCTGGCCACACCCCCTGGCTTTCGGCCGCCCCACCTCGAATACGCGGTCGCCAAGAGCTGCCACGTGTTCATGGAAAAGGCGTTTGCCGTCGACAGCCCGGGAGTCCGCCGCGTGCTCAAGGCCGGTGAGGAGGCCGACAGGAAGAACCTCAAGATCGCCGGCGGCCTGATGAGCCGCCATTACGCCCCGCTGCAGGAGGCCATTCGCCGAATCCACGACGGCGTTATCGGCGACGTCATTACCTGTTGGTCCTATCGCGAGCACGGCCCCGTGGGCATCGCGCCCAAACCGGCCGGCACCGGCGAAATGGCCCACCAGATTCGCCATTTCCACAACTTCAACTGGTTGGGCGGGAGTTTCATCCTGGATTGGCTCATTCACAACCTTGATGTGTGCTGCTGGGCCAAGAACGCCTGGCCCATATCCGCCCAGGGACAGGGCGGGCGGTATCCCCGCGCCGAGCCTGACCAGATGTTCGACCACTATGCCGTCGAATACTCCTTCGCCGACGGAACGCGGATGCTCGCCCAGGCCCGGCATATGGCCGACTGCTGGGGCTTTTGGGGCAATGTGATCCATGGAGCCAAAGGTTCGGCCATACTGGGCGAAGGCATTCCCGACCCGCTCATCTACAAGGGCTACAAGCCCGCGGAAGAGAGCATCATCTGGCGGTTCAAGGGCGACAAGGGCGACTCGTACCAGGTCGAGCACGATCTGTTGTTCGAAGCCATCCGGCAGAACAAGCCGTACAATGAGGTCAAACGCTCCGCCTTCGCGGCCCTCGCAGGTATCCTCGGCCGCATGGCCGCCGAATCCGGCAGGGAGGTTACCTGGGACGATGCCCTCGCCTCAGACCTCGTTCTCGCCCCTGGCTTGGAGGACTTGACCATGGATTCCGATCCACCGGTCAAGCCCGATGCCCAGGGCCGCTACCCGCTGGCAGTACCCGGTCGCACGAAGGCACTCTGA
- a CDS encoding neutral/alkaline non-lysosomal ceramidase N-terminal domain-containing protein translates to MRNWPLALASLVLGMAVALGPARAADGYRMGAASEAITPKVAPDAPSVWLAGYGPGRQAEAVHDDIYARAMVISDGKCTVAIVACDLIGLFREDVLRVRKDVDQLQLKPPIDYVLVSSTHTHAGPDTVGLWGPIGRTGVNAEHLKQVRTACVRVIGHAHAAMRPAMLRIAHADANEMAQLIGDSRQPIVIDSQLTVVQAKDETGRVIVTWVNMPCHPEVLGSRNKQLSSDFPSTEREHLEEKFGGTAIHNTGTVGGLLAPREPKTHPITNEPIPTEPIEQMMAYGRLIGTIAERTLAKSEPLAGPIRADAKELLIPLWNPMYRLGAQMSILRRQVFDEKGERTSIPATAPAPTTPDAASADAPATAAAGPEFFLKTEVARLTIGGLEIAAIPGEIYPELTLGKIQAPQDPGADFQGAPQEPSVFGLMKGQHQMLVGLANDEIGYILPKSQWDWVAPYAYGRKDRQYGEANSCGPEAGPRIMAAWESLFKDR, encoded by the coding sequence ATGAGAAACTGGCCACTGGCGTTGGCGTCTCTGGTGCTCGGGATGGCTGTTGCTCTCGGCCCGGCGAGGGCGGCCGACGGTTACAGAATGGGGGCCGCGTCGGAGGCCATCACGCCCAAAGTCGCCCCGGATGCGCCATCGGTCTGGCTGGCCGGCTATGGGCCCGGTCGCCAGGCCGAGGCGGTTCACGACGACATCTACGCCCGGGCCATGGTGATCAGCGACGGCAAGTGCACCGTGGCCATCGTGGCTTGCGATCTCATCGGTTTGTTCCGCGAAGACGTGCTGCGGGTCCGTAAAGACGTCGATCAGCTTCAACTGAAGCCGCCAATCGACTACGTGCTGGTCAGCAGCACGCACACCCATGCCGGGCCAGACACGGTGGGGCTGTGGGGGCCGATCGGGCGAACCGGTGTCAATGCCGAGCATCTCAAGCAGGTGCGAACCGCATGCGTAAGAGTCATTGGTCATGCCCATGCCGCCATGCGTCCGGCCATGCTGAGAATTGCCCACGCGGATGCCAACGAGATGGCTCAACTCATTGGCGATTCGCGGCAGCCCATCGTCATCGACTCGCAGTTGACCGTTGTTCAGGCCAAGGACGAGACCGGCAGGGTCATCGTCACCTGGGTCAACATGCCGTGCCACCCGGAGGTTCTCGGTTCGCGCAACAAGCAGCTCAGCAGCGACTTCCCGTCCACCGAACGCGAGCATCTCGAGGAGAAGTTCGGTGGCACGGCGATCCACAACACCGGCACGGTCGGCGGGCTGCTCGCTCCGCGCGAGCCGAAGACCCATCCGATCACCAACGAGCCGATCCCGACCGAACCGATCGAACAGATGATGGCCTACGGTCGTCTCATTGGGACCATCGCGGAGCGAACTCTGGCGAAGTCAGAGCCCCTCGCCGGTCCGATCCGGGCTGACGCCAAAGAACTGCTCATCCCGCTGTGGAACCCGATGTACCGGCTCGGTGCCCAGATGAGCATCCTGCGGCGGCAGGTCTTCGACGAGAAGGGTGAGCGCACCTCCATCCCCGCTACGGCCCCCGCGCCGACCACGCCCGACGCCGCCTCAGCTGATGCCCCTGCGACCGCTGCGGCCGGTCCCGAGTTCTTCCTCAAGACCGAGGTAGCCCGCTTGACCATCGGCGGTCTCGAAATCGCGGCCATCCCCGGCGAGATCTATCCCGAGCTGACCCTCGGCAAGATCCAGGCCCCCCAGGATCCCGGCGCCGACTTCCAGGGTGCCCCCCAAGAGCCGTCGGTTTTCGGCCTGATGAAGGGCCAGCATCAGATGCTCGTCGGGCTGGCCAACGACGAGATTGGCTATATCCTCCCCAAGTCGCAGTGGGACTGGGTCGCTCCCTACGCCTACGGTCGCAAGGATCGGCAGTACGGCGAGGCCAATTCCTGTGGCCCGGAAGCCGGCCCGCGAATCATGGCCGCATGGGAGTCGCTGTTCAAGGATCGGTAG
- a CDS encoding LacI family DNA-binding transcriptional regulator produces the protein MPDAGKRKTRPTIQAIAEEAGVSRATVSLILANRPEVIRRFRPETVDRVRRIAEEQGYAANLMAISLRSGHPTFYGLILRGRGDARAQPSSWHVQALEGQFLAGAMEASRVLDLYPVLASLDSPEPEAAVQRVRGVLDGGVFGAILRTPPTVLDDPMRRQIELGLPVVIVFPEHPTTCPSNAIDVNNLEVGQIAARLLRDAGRRKWVIVSDDFFWEPIRLRKEGALSVAREAGIEVELLEIPLDVGERGAMAWLTPRLRDMRPDGVYAASSVASVGALHAGLDAGFRIPQEVCLVGCDASFWRAPGWQAITSVDVSWYEAGELAVRKMVELQSRAEFRFENLILPPMVRTGGTCPVSG, from the coding sequence ATGCCAGACGCCGGAAAGCGGAAGACGCGTCCAACCATTCAAGCCATTGCCGAGGAAGCCGGGGTATCCCGGGCGACGGTCTCGCTCATCCTGGCCAATCGGCCGGAGGTGATCAGACGATTCCGGCCGGAGACCGTGGACCGCGTCCGACGGATTGCGGAGGAACAGGGTTACGCCGCCAACCTGATGGCGATCAGCCTGCGGAGTGGTCATCCGACGTTTTACGGGCTGATTCTCCGCGGGCGCGGCGATGCCCGGGCGCAGCCGAGTTCCTGGCATGTGCAAGCCCTCGAAGGCCAGTTTCTGGCTGGAGCGATGGAGGCCTCGCGCGTCCTGGATTTGTACCCGGTCTTGGCCAGTCTGGACTCGCCGGAGCCCGAAGCGGCTGTCCAGCGGGTCCGCGGCGTCCTCGACGGCGGCGTTTTCGGGGCCATTCTGCGTACCCCGCCGACGGTGCTGGACGATCCGATGCGCCGGCAGATCGAACTCGGTTTGCCGGTGGTGATCGTCTTTCCGGAGCATCCCACGACCTGCCCGTCAAACGCCATCGACGTGAACAACCTCGAAGTCGGTCAGATCGCGGCCCGGCTGCTGCGTGATGCCGGTCGGCGCAAGTGGGTGATCGTCAGCGACGATTTCTTCTGGGAGCCGATCCGGCTGCGCAAGGAAGGGGCGCTCAGCGTGGCCCGGGAGGCCGGGATCGAAGTTGAACTGCTGGAGATTCCACTGGACGTGGGCGAGCGTGGGGCGATGGCGTGGCTGACGCCGCGGCTGCGGGATATGCGGCCGGACGGAGTTTACGCGGCCTCTTCCGTGGCCAGCGTGGGTGCTTTGCACGCCGGCCTCGATGCTGGTTTTAGAATTCCGCAGGAGGTGTGCCTGGTGGGCTGCGACGCCTCCTTCTGGCGGGCCCCGGGTTGGCAGGCGATCACCTCGGTGGACGTTTCCTGGTACGAGGCCGGCGAACTGGCGGTCCGCAAGATGGTCGAGCTACAGAGCCGGGCGGAGTTTCGATTCGAGAACTTGATTCTTCCCCCCATGGTCCGCACGGGCGGAACCTGCCCCGTGAGCGGGTGA
- the recG gene encoding ATP-dependent DNA helicase RecG — MGNPGQQRPENVSQAGTGPIRSSILERPVQFLRGVGPHRAKILAEMGIQTVADLVMYFPFRFEEQPRPQTIESLRLDEPATVIGTVESVKSRRGCGRFGPAVLNVILRDGTGRMRVTWFNADYLCDRVQRGQVLRVFGKVGVEGDLGQLTNPKVEWLDPDDDPAGWDFSRLVPVYRACGNLASSQIARIVASVLDEAVDVISEPLPEWLLRRRELPSRGTAITAMHRPRTLEEIAPARRRLAYEELLLMQLAVTLQRGWAARNLQAPPLPTSEKVNLRIRRRFPFALTESQNRVVREIVADLARTRPMTRLLQGDVGSGKTVVALYAALVTVANHRQCAILAPTEVLASQHYASVEKYLAGSRVRRCLLTGRTARAARRQTLEAIAQGEMDLVVGTQALLETKVSFPSLGLVIVDEQHKFGVIQRATLKNSPLTGEVTGPPVVPHYLVMTATPIPRTLSMTVFGDLDVSVIDKLPPGRQPITTRMIMPRQESDAWSAVRRRISSGDQAYVVYPLVEESDALDLKAATAEVDRVAHELLPGTRVGLLHGRMKKHEKATVMQDFVEHRLDVLVSTTVIEVGVDVPNATIMVVQHAERYGLSALHQLRGRVGRGSKPSACLLMSERRGGLAARRLKVLCQTTDGFKIAEEDLALRGPGELLGTRQHGFPEFLVANLVEDVDLLMKARDDAARIVRQDAGLRQPHHVVLKAELRRKFRDKIALIDVG, encoded by the coding sequence GTGGGCAATCCAGGTCAACAACGTCCGGAGAACGTGTCCCAAGCCGGCACCGGACCAATTCGGTCCAGCATTCTGGAACGTCCGGTACAGTTCCTTCGAGGCGTCGGGCCACACCGAGCCAAGATCCTCGCGGAGATGGGCATCCAGACCGTTGCCGACCTGGTCATGTACTTCCCCTTTCGATTCGAGGAGCAGCCCCGCCCACAGACCATTGAGTCGCTTCGTCTCGACGAGCCCGCGACGGTGATCGGCACAGTCGAGTCGGTGAAATCGCGCCGCGGTTGCGGCCGGTTCGGCCCCGCCGTGTTGAACGTCATTCTCCGCGACGGGACTGGGCGGATGCGGGTCACCTGGTTCAACGCGGATTATCTCTGCGATCGCGTCCAGCGCGGGCAGGTCCTCCGCGTGTTCGGCAAGGTCGGCGTCGAAGGGGATCTGGGACAACTGACCAATCCAAAAGTCGAGTGGCTTGACCCGGACGACGATCCGGCTGGTTGGGACTTCAGCCGTCTGGTGCCCGTCTACCGGGCTTGCGGCAATCTGGCTTCCAGCCAAATCGCCCGGATCGTCGCGTCCGTACTCGATGAGGCGGTGGACGTGATCAGCGAGCCGCTGCCGGAATGGCTACTTCGCCGGCGGGAGTTGCCTTCGCGCGGGACGGCGATCACGGCGATGCATCGCCCTCGAACGCTCGAGGAGATCGCTCCGGCCCGGCGGCGGTTGGCCTACGAGGAACTGTTGCTCATGCAGCTGGCGGTGACGCTCCAGCGGGGTTGGGCGGCCCGCAACCTACAAGCCCCCCCCTTGCCGACCAGCGAGAAAGTCAACCTGCGAATCCGCCGGCGGTTTCCGTTCGCTCTGACCGAATCCCAGAACCGGGTTGTCCGGGAAATCGTCGCCGACCTCGCTCGGACACGCCCGATGACCCGCTTGCTGCAGGGTGATGTCGGCAGCGGCAAAACCGTCGTCGCCCTCTACGCGGCTCTGGTGACCGTGGCCAACCACCGGCAGTGTGCGATCCTTGCTCCGACAGAGGTGCTTGCCAGCCAACACTACGCAAGTGTTGAGAAGTACCTGGCGGGAAGCCGAGTGCGTCGCTGCCTGCTCACCGGCCGGACCGCCAGAGCCGCGCGGCGGCAAACGCTGGAAGCCATCGCCCAAGGTGAAATGGACCTGGTAGTCGGCACGCAGGCGCTGCTTGAGACCAAGGTCAGCTTCCCGTCTCTGGGCCTGGTGATCGTCGACGAACAGCACAAGTTCGGCGTCATCCAGCGAGCGACGCTGAAGAACTCTCCCCTGACTGGAGAGGTGACCGGCCCACCGGTCGTGCCTCACTACCTGGTCATGACGGCCACGCCCATCCCGCGAACGCTGTCCATGACCGTGTTCGGCGATCTGGACGTCTCCGTCATCGACAAGCTACCGCCCGGCCGTCAGCCGATCACCACTCGGATGATCATGCCCCGGCAGGAATCCGACGCCTGGTCCGCGGTCCGCCGACGGATCTCCTCCGGCGATCAGGCGTACGTCGTCTACCCGCTGGTCGAGGAATCGGACGCTCTGGACCTCAAGGCCGCGACGGCAGAAGTGGACCGGGTCGCTCACGAGTTGCTGCCCGGCACGCGGGTCGGACTGCTGCACGGCCGGATGAAGAAGCACGAGAAAGCCACCGTGATGCAGGACTTCGTCGAACACCGGCTGGATGTCCTGGTCTCAACGACGGTGATCGAGGTCGGCGTGGACGTACCCAACGCGACCATCATGGTCGTCCAGCACGCGGAGCGGTACGGACTGTCTGCCCTGCACCAGTTGCGCGGCCGGGTCGGTCGAGGCAGCAAGCCGTCGGCCTGCCTGCTGATGAGCGAAAGGCGGGGCGGACTCGCTGCACGACGACTGAAGGTCCTGTGCCAGACCACCGATGGCTTCAAGATCGCCGAGGAGGATCTGGCCCTGCGTGGACCGGGCGAGCTGCTGGGCACCCGCCAGCACGGCTTCCCCGAGTTCCTGGTGGCCAACCTGGTCGAGGACGTGGATCTGCTCATGAAGGCCCGCGACGATGCCGCCCGGATCGTGCGCCAGGACGCCGGCCTCCGCCAGCCGCACCATGTTGTACTGAAAGCCGAGTTGCGTCGGAAGTTCCGAGACAAGATAGCGTTAATCGACGTGGGATGA
- the hisI gene encoding phosphoribosyl-AMP cyclohydrolase gives MQGLDDLKYDANGLIPAVVQDAETGEILMMAYMNKTSLAESIRTGKTHFWSRSRQKYWMKGESSGHTQDIQEVFVDCDLDTILVKVKQHGAACHEGYRNCFFRRFDSASQEWKVCAKRLLDPEKIYGKT, from the coding sequence ATGCAGGGGCTAGACGATCTGAAGTATGACGCCAACGGGCTGATCCCGGCCGTTGTCCAGGACGCCGAGACCGGCGAGATCCTGATGATGGCCTACATGAACAAGACCAGTCTGGCGGAGTCGATTCGGACCGGCAAGACGCATTTCTGGTCGCGATCCCGGCAGAAATACTGGATGAAGGGTGAGAGCAGCGGACACACTCAGGACATCCAGGAGGTTTTCGTCGACTGCGACCTGGACACGATCCTGGTCAAAGTCAAACAGCACGGCGCCGCCTGCCACGAGGGGTACCGTAACTGCTTCTTTCGCAGATTCGACTCCGCGTCACAGGAGTGGAAGGTCTGTGCGAAGCGGCTGCTGGATCCCGAGAAGATCTACGGCAAGACGTAG
- a CDS encoding STAS domain-containing protein, which translates to MLAKSYRLESVGEIGIVELLDRTLVEAASLQELGVAIRRLIAKGTYHILLIDFANVAFLGSAALGILVSLRQEMEYQKGRIEICGMRKELLQILRFSRLDRLFVLYENREAALKVLQEGSVPIGT; encoded by the coding sequence ATGCTTGCGAAGTCCTACAGGCTGGAATCGGTCGGAGAGATCGGCATTGTCGAGCTGCTGGACCGGACACTGGTTGAGGCGGCCTCCCTCCAGGAACTGGGTGTGGCCATTCGTCGGCTGATCGCCAAGGGCACGTACCACATCCTGCTTATCGATTTTGCCAACGTCGCGTTTCTGGGATCCGCGGCCCTGGGAATCCTGGTCTCTCTTCGCCAGGAGATGGAGTACCAGAAAGGTCGAATCGAGATTTGCGGCATGCGTAAGGAACTGTTGCAGATCCTGCGCTTCTCTCGACTCGATCGGTTGTTCGTGCTGTACGAGAACCGCGAGGCCGCCTTGAAGGTCCTTCAGGAGGGCTCCGTGCCCATCGGCACCTAG
- a CDS encoding carbohydrate-binding protein: MTRSVSLSLVMAMALGIHASSHAAELHVAISGSDSNPGTQAAPLRTIQRGAELAQPGDTVTVHEGTYRERISPPRGGESDARRIVYQAAPGEKVELRGSEVVKGWIKVQNDTWKATVPNSLFGDFNPHSDLIRGDWFDPKGREHHTGAVYLNDDWLIEATKLDEVLAPAGSAPAWLARAGHQYLLNVAWLRPGKDTGDAGRIPATSFTAKNGTQNAACSEGGECIGFIEHGHWVRYDKVDFAQSVEQLEIRAASASDGGTIEIRLDKVDGELLGTCVIPNTGDWQSWSSFIARIKPVGGTKTLCLVFKAPRPSALNAGLWLAKVETSDTMIWAQFPGVDPNGQRVEINVRRTVFYPDQPGRNYITVRGFAMRHAATPWAPPTAEQIGLIGTHWSKGWIIENNVVSHSVCSGISLGKHGDEFDNTSANTAEGYVKTIERGLKRGWSKETIGHHIVRNNTVTHCEQAGIVGSLGPIFSLVTGNTIHDIHVRQLFGGAEMAGIKFHGAIDTAISHNHIYRCCQGLWLDWMAQGTLVTGNLFHDNGWQDLFFEVDHGPFLVDNNFLLSRTSLLNMSEGGAYAHNLFAGRILPRPELSRETPFHAAHTTEVAGLRKIVGGDDRFYNNLFAGPDGLAVYDSTKQPLWMDGNVFLKGARPSKHEKAPLIKADYDPALKIVERPDGWHLEISLDKEWITERGRKLVTTDLLGKAAIPNLPYERPDGSPIRINTDYFGKPRKEANPAPGPVENPGAGRITIKVWPDQKGKS, encoded by the coding sequence ATGACAAGAAGTGTCTCTCTTTCATTGGTGATGGCTATGGCGCTCGGGATTCACGCTTCTTCTCATGCCGCAGAGCTGCATGTTGCGATCAGCGGCAGCGATTCCAACCCCGGCACACAAGCGGCACCACTGCGCACGATTCAGCGCGGCGCGGAACTGGCTCAGCCGGGTGATACCGTCACCGTGCATGAGGGCACCTACCGCGAACGCATCAGCCCGCCGCGCGGAGGCGAATCGGACGCCCGACGCATCGTCTATCAGGCAGCCCCGGGCGAGAAGGTCGAGCTCAGAGGGTCTGAAGTAGTCAAGGGCTGGATCAAGGTCCAGAATGACACCTGGAAGGCGACCGTGCCCAACTCGCTCTTTGGCGACTTCAATCCTCATAGCGACCTCATTCGCGGCGACTGGTTCGATCCCAAGGGGCGCGAGCACCATACCGGTGCCGTGTATCTCAATGACGACTGGCTGATCGAGGCCACGAAGTTGGACGAAGTACTGGCCCCGGCCGGGAGTGCGCCGGCCTGGCTCGCTCGGGCAGGTCACCAGTATCTGCTCAACGTGGCTTGGCTTCGGCCTGGCAAAGACACCGGCGACGCCGGGCGGATCCCGGCCACCAGCTTCACCGCCAAGAACGGTACGCAGAATGCCGCTTGCTCGGAGGGTGGCGAGTGCATCGGCTTCATTGAGCACGGCCACTGGGTCCGCTACGACAAAGTTGATTTTGCCCAATCCGTCGAGCAGCTGGAAATCCGGGCCGCATCGGCCTCCGACGGCGGAACCATCGAAATCCGCCTCGACAAGGTCGACGGAGAACTGCTCGGGACATGCGTCATCCCGAACACCGGCGACTGGCAATCCTGGTCTTCGTTCATCGCCCGGATCAAGCCGGTCGGCGGGACCAAGACGCTGTGCTTGGTGTTCAAAGCTCCCAGGCCGAGTGCGTTGAACGCCGGGCTGTGGCTCGCCAAGGTGGAAACGTCAGACACGATGATCTGGGCGCAATTCCCGGGTGTTGATCCCAACGGACAACGGGTCGAAATCAACGTGCGCCGAACGGTCTTCTATCCCGACCAGCCGGGCCGCAACTACATCACCGTTCGGGGCTTCGCCATGCGGCACGCGGCCACACCCTGGGCCCCGCCCACCGCCGAGCAGATCGGCCTGATCGGCACTCATTGGAGCAAGGGTTGGATTATCGAGAACAATGTGGTCAGCCATTCGGTCTGCTCCGGCATCTCCCTAGGCAAGCACGGTGACGAGTTCGACAATACCTCCGCCAACACGGCCGAGGGCTATGTCAAGACCATCGAGCGCGGCCTGAAACGCGGCTGGAGTAAGGAGACCATTGGCCACCACATCGTCCGCAACAACACTGTTACCCATTGCGAGCAGGCGGGTATCGTCGGCAGCCTCGGACCGATCTTCAGCCTGGTCACCGGCAACACCATCCATGACATCCACGTCCGCCAGTTGTTCGGTGGAGCGGAGATGGCGGGCATCAAGTTCCATGGTGCGATCGACACGGCGATCAGCCACAACCACATTTATCGATGCTGCCAGGGCCTGTGGCTGGACTGGATGGCTCAAGGCACCCTCGTGACCGGAAACCTCTTCCACGACAACGGCTGGCAGGACCTTTTCTTCGAGGTGGACCATGGGCCGTTCCTTGTGGACAACAACTTCCTGCTCTCCCGAACGAGTCTGCTGAACATGTCCGAGGGCGGCGCTTATGCACACAATCTGTTCGCGGGACGTATTTTGCCCCGTCCGGAGCTGAGTCGTGAGACGCCGTTCCACGCGGCCCATACCACCGAAGTGGCCGGCCTCCGCAAGATCGTGGGCGGCGACGACCGCTTCTACAACAACCTCTTCGCCGGCCCGGACGGACTGGCCGTTTACGACTCCACCAAGCAGCCCTTGTGGATGGATGGCAATGTCTTCCTCAAGGGTGCCAGACCTTCGAAACACGAGAAGGCTCCGCTGATCAAGGCGGATTATGATCCCGCCCTCAAGATCGTGGAGAGGCCCGACGGCTGGCATCTCGAAATCAGCCTCGACAAGGAATGGATAACGGAGCGAGGCCGCAAGCTGGTGACCACGGATCTCCTGGGCAAGGCCGCCATTCCGAACCTGCCCTACGAGCGCCCCGACGGCTCACCGATTCGAATCAACACCGACTACTTCGGGAAACCGCGAAAGGAAGCCAACCCGGCTCCCGGACCCGTCGAAAACCCTGGTGCCGGCCGAATCACGATCAAGGTCTGGCCTGACCAGAAAGGCAAGTCATGA
- a CDS encoding LysM peptidoglycan-binding domain-containing protein, translating into MSAKMTWVLMAGLGLIVGLSMGCNKPQAEEPIVQAPEPEAPPFPESTVPSAEVQPTRPVVTTTPPPPPPPPVETAAPPVDTGTPDAAARKAAPAPKEQYASRKASSSGRTHTVKKGETLQTISQKYYGTTKNWRKIYDANRKQLPKGPDEVMVGTKLRIP; encoded by the coding sequence ATGAGCGCGAAGATGACTTGGGTACTGATGGCGGGGCTGGGCCTGATCGTCGGGCTTTCGATGGGCTGCAACAAACCGCAAGCGGAAGAGCCTATTGTACAGGCTCCGGAGCCGGAGGCTCCTCCTTTTCCGGAGAGCACCGTTCCCTCGGCCGAGGTGCAGCCGACCAGGCCGGTCGTAACGACCACGCCTCCGCCACCTCCCCCGCCGCCGGTTGAGACCGCCGCGCCGCCGGTCGACACGGGAACCCCGGACGCCGCCGCCCGCAAGGCCGCACCCGCACCAAAGGAGCAATACGCATCCAGGAAAGCCTCGTCGAGCGGGCGCACCCACACCGTAAAGAAGGGCGAGACGCTGCAGACCATCTCTCAGAAGTATTACGGAACAACCAAGAACTGGCGCAAGATCTACGACGCCAACCGAAAGCAGCTGCCCAAGGGACCGGATGAGGTCATGGTCGGTACCAAGCTGCGGATACCTTGA